From a single Stackebrandtia endophytica genomic region:
- the bioA gene encoding adenosylmethionine--8-amino-7-oxononanoate transaminase translates to MIKAPTSWLQRDAAAVWHPFTQHGQWLDDEPLVVDRAEGPWIYDLDGNRYLDGVSSLWVTTFGHRTPEINRAITDQLAELDHFTFLGATHRPGIELAEELLRRAPEGDRRLSKVFFAGDGSSAVEAAMKMAYQYSVQTGRARQKFVRLDQAYHGDTLGAVSVGGIDLFHATYQPLLLETLEVGSPGVRRPGQSAGDRATECVGELDAVMAEHGGEVCAIVVEPMVQGAAGMLTYDPLFLRAARRVADRYGALLIGDEVATGIGRTGRMWAVEHADVVPDILVCGKGLTGGCLPLSAAMVTDEVYQAFLGAPSQSRTFFHGHTYTANPPAAAAAVANLRLMTEHDLVDRAARLGDRLGELLKPVADHDGVTEVRRLGTMTGIDVRPMGERTGARVCRAALRHGVWIRPLGDTVILMPPLALSDVEVEFLVEAVAAALEEVY, encoded by the coding sequence GTGATCAAGGCACCCACCAGCTGGCTTCAGCGTGACGCCGCAGCCGTATGGCATCCGTTCACGCAGCACGGTCAATGGCTCGACGACGAACCGCTCGTCGTGGACCGAGCCGAGGGACCGTGGATATACGACCTCGACGGCAATCGATACCTCGACGGGGTGTCCTCGCTGTGGGTCACCACGTTCGGGCACCGGACCCCCGAGATCAACCGGGCGATCACCGACCAACTGGCCGAACTGGACCACTTCACCTTCCTGGGCGCGACCCACCGACCCGGGATCGAACTGGCCGAGGAACTGCTCCGCCGCGCGCCCGAGGGTGATCGGCGACTGTCCAAGGTGTTCTTCGCGGGCGACGGTTCATCGGCGGTGGAGGCGGCGATGAAGATGGCGTACCAGTACTCGGTTCAGACCGGCCGGGCCCGGCAGAAGTTCGTCCGACTCGATCAGGCCTACCACGGGGACACGCTCGGAGCGGTCAGCGTGGGTGGCATCGACCTGTTCCACGCGACCTACCAACCGTTGCTGCTGGAGACCCTGGAGGTCGGTTCCCCCGGGGTCCGTCGCCCCGGACAGTCGGCGGGCGACCGCGCGACCGAGTGCGTTGGTGAACTCGACGCCGTGATGGCCGAACACGGTGGCGAGGTGTGCGCGATCGTCGTGGAACCCATGGTGCAGGGGGCCGCCGGCATGTTGACCTACGACCCGCTGTTCCTGCGCGCGGCACGACGGGTGGCCGACCGATACGGTGCACTGCTGATCGGCGACGAGGTGGCCACCGGCATCGGCCGGACCGGTCGCATGTGGGCGGTGGAGCACGCCGACGTGGTGCCCGACATCCTGGTGTGTGGGAAGGGCTTGACCGGTGGCTGTCTGCCCCTGTCCGCCGCGATGGTCACCGACGAGGTCTACCAGGCGTTCCTGGGCGCCCCCTCGCAGTCGCGCACCTTCTTCCACGGCCACACCTACACCGCCAACCCCCCGGCGGCGGCCGCCGCGGTCGCCAACCTGCGGCTGATGACCGAACACGATCTGGTGGATCGGGCCGCCCGGTTGGGCGACCGTCTCGGCGAACTCTTGAAGCCGGTGGCCGATCACGACGGTGTCACCGAGGTCCGTCGGCTGGGGACCATGACCGGCATCGACGTCCGTCCGATGGGGGAGCGCACCGGGGCGCGGGTGTGCAGGGCCGCACTGCGACACGGCGTGTGGATTCGACCGTTGGGGGACACCGTGATCCTGATGCCGCCGCTGGCACTGTCGGATGTCGAGGTCGAGTTCCTTGTGGAAGCCGTGGCGGCCGCGTTGGAGGAGGTGTATTGA
- a CDS encoding cytochrome P450, whose product MHQTRHRCPIEDSTGRPVITPTRVDHFRLWERRPPTGCGVWQEGDHLVVARPDLVKRVLLDNDRFGVGNALDAVTAFTPMTLRRLASHSVRLPPTLANNDGPDHPGIRAIVAEATTPRRVARLRPWLIGLVRRRVASLMPRLRAGEPVDLHRALCADIPLAALGRLMELPDDEVATVNRFSRAALELFWSPTEPDRQRLLAEAVGVHHDRLRRFVGTAGGMVARLRRHCRDHGLGDDPVIAALFFLLVAGQETTSQFLALLLHRLTGEPGVLTGLVGGTVTAEAVVEEGLRWEPPIVSWRRIATDDTTLAGVPVAAGQSVLLWLAAAGRQVGEFPGRFVPGQRGSRRHLAFGAGAHRCVGAHLARMEAAVVVAETAALLRGCVVSEPFECIDNLSFRMPRGLIVRRAAAGSFG is encoded by the coding sequence ATGCACCAGACGCGACACCGATGCCCGATCGAGGATTCCACCGGTCGACCGGTGATCACCCCCACCAGAGTCGATCATTTCCGGTTGTGGGAACGGCGACCGCCCACCGGCTGTGGCGTCTGGCAGGAGGGCGACCACCTCGTGGTGGCTCGGCCGGACCTGGTGAAACGGGTACTGCTCGACAACGACCGGTTCGGGGTGGGCAACGCGCTGGACGCGGTCACCGCATTCACGCCGATGACGTTGCGCCGACTGGCCTCCCACTCGGTTCGGCTGCCACCGACCCTGGCCAACAACGACGGCCCCGACCACCCCGGCATTCGAGCCATCGTGGCCGAGGCGACCACACCTCGCCGAGTGGCCCGCCTTCGACCGTGGCTGATCGGACTGGTGCGGCGACGTGTCGCGTCGCTGATGCCCCGACTCCGAGCCGGTGAACCGGTCGACCTGCATCGCGCGCTGTGTGCGGACATCCCGTTGGCCGCGCTGGGGCGCCTGATGGAACTGCCCGACGACGAGGTGGCGACGGTCAACCGGTTCTCCCGCGCGGCATTGGAACTGTTCTGGTCACCGACCGAACCGGATCGACAGCGCCTGCTGGCAGAGGCCGTCGGTGTCCATCATGACCGGTTGCGGCGATTCGTCGGCACCGCCGGCGGGATGGTCGCACGGCTGCGACGTCACTGCCGCGATCATGGGCTGGGTGACGACCCGGTGATCGCCGCGCTGTTCTTCCTACTGGTCGCCGGGCAGGAGACCACGTCTCAGTTTCTCGCTCTGCTGTTGCACCGTTTGACCGGGGAACCGGGAGTGCTCACCGGGTTGGTCGGCGGAACGGTCACCGCCGAGGCGGTGGTCGAAGAGGGGCTGCGGTGGGAACCTCCGATCGTCAGTTGGCGCCGGATAGCCACCGACGACACGACGCTGGCCGGTGTCCCAGTCGCGGCCGGGCAGTCGGTGTTGCTGTGGCTGGCGGCCGCCGGCAGGCAGGTCGGTGAGTTTCCCGGGCGGTTCGTGCCCGGTCAGCGCGGCTCCCGTCGACATCTCGCCTTCGGAGCCGGTGCGCACCGATGCGTCGGCGCGCACCTGGCCCGAATGGAGGCGGCAGTCGTCGTGGCCGAGACCGCGGCGCTCCTGCGTGGTTGCGTCGTCTCTGAACCGTTCGAGTGCATCGACAACCTGTCGTTTCGGATGCCCCGCGGGCTGATCGTCCGACGAGCGGCTGCCGGCTCGTTCGGATGA
- a CDS encoding 8-amino-7-oxononanoate synthase, whose translation MMTWQLTLARKAELRRKAGLNRQLRIRGAAVNLLDLAGNDYLGLARHPRVLRAAGDTLNEYGLGATGSRLVNGSTKIHETLEATLSTALGGEALLFSSGYLANLGAIRGLARRGGLLVHDAHAHASLIDGCRLSGVPTTVMPHSDPQTLAAILARHPGPAVVIVESVYSVHGDLAPLRDLYKTCRVAGAILLVDEAHALGMLGPDGAGGVAAAGLSGADNIVITATLSKALASAGGLIVGPRELRRHIIDTGRTFIFDTASPPAVAAGALAAWQIAVDEPHRRATVSRRIVHAAEALGVTVPAAGVLSVPVDDARKAVAWADRCRALGVAVGCFRPPATPDRRSYIRLTANAELSQADFDRAIDLIVRERP comes from the coding sequence TTGATGACCTGGCAGCTGACGTTGGCGCGCAAGGCCGAACTACGCCGCAAAGCCGGACTGAACCGCCAGCTCCGGATTCGCGGTGCCGCCGTGAATCTGCTCGATCTCGCCGGTAACGACTACCTGGGACTGGCCCGACATCCCCGGGTATTGCGGGCCGCCGGGGACACCCTCAACGAATACGGACTCGGCGCGACCGGTTCGCGACTGGTCAACGGTTCCACCAAGATCCACGAGACGCTGGAGGCGACACTGTCTACGGCGTTGGGCGGCGAAGCCCTGTTGTTCTCCTCGGGCTACCTGGCCAATTTGGGCGCGATACGCGGCCTGGCCCGCCGCGGCGGCCTGTTGGTTCACGACGCTCACGCTCACGCCTCCCTCATCGACGGCTGTCGGCTCTCGGGCGTGCCCACCACCGTCATGCCCCACTCCGACCCGCAGACCCTGGCCGCGATCCTCGCCAGACACCCTGGCCCGGCCGTCGTCATCGTCGAGTCGGTCTACTCGGTGCACGGCGACCTCGCGCCGCTGCGCGACCTGTACAAGACCTGCCGGGTAGCCGGTGCGATCCTGCTGGTCGACGAAGCTCACGCCCTGGGAATGCTGGGGCCCGACGGGGCGGGAGGAGTCGCGGCCGCCGGACTGTCCGGGGCCGACAACATCGTCATCACCGCGACCCTGTCCAAGGCGCTGGCCTCCGCGGGCGGACTCATCGTCGGTCCACGAGAACTCCGACGCCACATCATCGACACCGGCCGCACCTTCATCTTCGACACCGCCTCACCACCGGCCGTCGCCGCCGGGGCGTTGGCGGCCTGGCAGATCGCCGTCGACGAACCGCATCGGCGTGCCACCGTCTCCCGGCGAATCGTCCACGCCGCCGAGGCGTTGGGAGTCACGGTACCGGCCGCCGGAGTGTTGTCGGTCCCAGTGGACGACGCCCGAAAGGCGGTCGCCTGGGCCGATCGTTGCAGGGCCCTGGGCGTGGCGGTCGGCTGTTTCCGGCCACCGGCGACACCGGATCGCCGTTCCTACATCCGATTGACGGCCAACGCGGAACTCAGCCAGGCCGACTTCGATCGGGCCATCGACCTGATCGTGCGGGAACGGCCGTGA
- the bioD gene encoding dethiobiotin synthase, which produces MTDAILGPVIVTGTDTGVGKTITTAAIAASAKAAGVTVAVVKPVQTGDDDDAAVIRRLADPDLVTTVARFDHPMAPLAAAREAGRAPVSLPKLLTVIDRLDHELVLIEGAGGLLVPMGDAGWTIADLARQLGAVAVVVTRGDLGTLNHTALTLEALRRRAIPTRVVIGAFPTVPERGRLERANFVDLTVQSGQLAGVLPPGAGRLSPDGFAEAAPFWLTRPLHGRLSTVV; this is translated from the coding sequence GTGACCGACGCGATTCTGGGGCCGGTCATCGTCACCGGCACCGATACCGGCGTGGGTAAGACCATCACGACGGCAGCCATCGCAGCCTCGGCGAAAGCGGCGGGAGTGACGGTCGCGGTGGTGAAACCGGTGCAGACCGGAGACGACGATGACGCCGCGGTCATCCGGCGGCTCGCCGATCCCGATCTGGTGACCACAGTGGCCCGGTTCGACCATCCGATGGCTCCGTTGGCCGCGGCCAGGGAAGCCGGACGAGCACCGGTGTCACTGCCGAAACTGTTGACCGTGATCGATCGGTTGGACCACGAGTTGGTGTTGATCGAGGGGGCCGGCGGCCTGCTGGTACCGATGGGTGACGCCGGTTGGACCATCGCGGACCTGGCGCGACAGTTGGGGGCCGTCGCGGTCGTGGTCACCCGGGGCGACTTGGGCACGTTGAACCACACCGCATTGACGCTGGAGGCACTGCGGCGTCGCGCGATCCCGACGCGGGTGGTCATCGGGGCGTTCCCGACCGTTCCCGAGCGCGGTCGTCTGGAGCGGGCGAACTTCGTCGACCTGACGGTCCAATCCGGACAATTGGCGGGAGTGTTGCCGCCGGGGGCCGGACGACTGTCACCGGACGGATTCGCGGAGGCGGCGCCGTTCTGGCTCACCCGGCCGTTGCACGGACGGCTGTCGACGGTCGTGTGA
- a CDS encoding NYN domain-containing protein — translation MTGNAGDTPATSRTPTESSPELPESAWPILIELAAGTLSTIKPDDLPGQLRRFARFAPAKRAKPAAGPLRSELTSDPVFRQRVADRIVTASPVAAAIARGETPQDASPAEIAALAFLIRPDGWPDMVRAVAAHEVSAAAEAQVRERIAQAEQRATTAEHDRAIAEREAEKLRVELTELRAEVEELRRQHRSATKETREVKRRERKVADALSAERGRLRQAETSHATEVQQLRSQLHESLQALERARRGARDARAFNESRLWLLLETIGGAAQGLRQELAMEPAETTPADFIADLEGVRPGTATNSPARGLEADDPIRLDELLALPRAHLIIDGYNVTKGGWPELTLEQQRSRLGRGLAGLAAQTGAEVTVVYDGADPMVGLPKQPRGVRVLFSRKGQTADEVIRALVRGEPNGRPVIVISSDREVADGTRRNGAYPLSSDTLRRRLQRA, via the coding sequence GTGACCGGCAACGCGGGCGATACGCCCGCCACTTCCCGGACGCCCACCGAATCGAGCCCCGAGTTGCCGGAGTCGGCGTGGCCGATCCTGATCGAACTCGCCGCCGGGACCCTGTCGACGATCAAGCCGGACGATCTGCCCGGTCAGTTGCGCCGCTTCGCGCGGTTCGCTCCCGCCAAGCGTGCCAAACCGGCCGCCGGGCCGCTGCGGTCGGAGTTGACCAGCGACCCGGTCTTCCGGCAGCGGGTGGCCGACCGGATCGTCACGGCCTCACCGGTGGCCGCGGCGATCGCGCGGGGTGAGACTCCGCAGGACGCGTCCCCGGCGGAGATCGCGGCCTTGGCGTTCCTGATTCGTCCCGACGGCTGGCCCGACATGGTGCGCGCGGTGGCGGCGCACGAGGTGTCGGCCGCGGCCGAGGCACAGGTCCGCGAACGTATCGCGCAGGCGGAGCAGCGCGCCACCACCGCCGAACACGATCGGGCGATCGCGGAGCGGGAAGCCGAGAAGCTGCGGGTGGAGTTGACCGAGCTGCGCGCCGAGGTCGAGGAGTTGCGGCGTCAGCATCGATCGGCGACGAAGGAGACCCGCGAGGTCAAGCGTCGTGAACGCAAGGTAGCCGACGCGTTGTCGGCCGAACGCGGGCGACTGCGGCAAGCCGAGACCAGCCACGCCACCGAGGTCCAGCAGTTGCGGTCCCAGTTGCACGAGTCGCTGCAGGCGTTGGAACGGGCCAGGCGCGGTGCTCGGGATGCTCGTGCGTTCAACGAGTCGCGGCTGTGGCTGCTGTTGGAGACGATCGGCGGCGCGGCGCAGGGACTGCGGCAGGAGTTGGCGATGGAACCGGCGGAGACCACGCCCGCCGACTTCATCGCCGACCTGGAGGGGGTCCGTCCGGGCACGGCGACGAATTCTCCCGCCAGGGGCCTGGAGGCCGACGATCCGATCCGGTTGGACGAACTGTTGGCGCTGCCTCGGGCGCACCTGATCATCGACGGTTACAACGTCACCAAGGGCGGATGGCCGGAGCTGACCCTGGAGCAGCAGCGTTCACGACTGGGACGCGGCCTGGCCGGGCTGGCGGCCCAGACCGGTGCCGAGGTGACGGTGGTCTACGACGGCGCCGACCCGATGGTCGGGTTGCCGAAGCAGCCGCGGGGCGTGAGGGTGCTGTTCAGCCGCAAGGGTCAGACCGCCGACGAGGTGATCCGGGCCCTGGTGCGTGGTGAACCCAACGGCCGTCCGGTCATCGTGATCTCCTCCGACCGGGAGGTCGCCGACGGTACCCGCCGAAACGGTGCGTACCCGTTGTCTTCCGACACGTTGCGGCGCCGACTGCAACGGGCGTAG
- a CDS encoding aminoglycoside phosphotransferase family protein yields MALVPGSVDSTIRSVFGERGERWLTELPDVVARLCRQWDLEVTGEAMTGGTHSYVAPVRRGDGTAAALKITVPDEENIAEASALYCYDGDDAVRLYAFDVDSKALLLELAVPGTPLVPQHLADTHLEGQEDQSANVALGCALYRRLWRVPGELPDGYPEFPTVVDMVEPWQETLPKAVADHADEFDAGLAEEVVRKCGEVLIPDGPVGIVNRDTHLGNIIAGRRRPWLLIDPKPLLGERAFDAGFLTLIQIESRRDTAFARRAVERTAEWLGVSAERVRTWALLRAVEEVSWGDDDFAARCVVIANRLHQVGDLSNSVE; encoded by the coding sequence ATGGCACTGGTTCCCGGGTCCGTCGATTCCACCATCCGTTCCGTGTTCGGTGAGCGGGGCGAGCGGTGGCTGACCGAGCTTCCCGACGTCGTCGCGCGATTGTGCCGTCAGTGGGACCTGGAGGTCACCGGTGAGGCGATGACGGGCGGAACCCACTCGTATGTGGCGCCGGTGCGGCGTGGCGACGGTACGGCCGCCGCGCTGAAGATCACAGTTCCCGACGAGGAGAACATCGCCGAGGCGTCCGCGCTGTACTGCTATGACGGTGATGACGCGGTGAGGTTGTACGCCTTCGACGTCGATTCCAAGGCGTTGTTGTTGGAGCTCGCTGTCCCGGGTACCCCGTTGGTGCCGCAGCACCTGGCGGACACTCACCTCGAGGGGCAGGAGGACCAGTCCGCGAACGTCGCCCTCGGGTGTGCCCTTTATCGTCGCCTGTGGAGGGTTCCTGGGGAGCTGCCCGACGGGTATCCGGAGTTTCCGACGGTTGTCGATATGGTCGAACCCTGGCAGGAGACGCTGCCCAAGGCGGTCGCCGACCACGCCGACGAGTTCGATGCGGGGTTGGCCGAGGAGGTCGTCCGCAAGTGCGGCGAGGTGTTGATCCCCGACGGACCGGTCGGGATCGTCAATCGGGACACCCATCTGGGGAACATCATCGCGGGGCGTCGCCGACCGTGGTTGTTGATCGACCCGAAGCCGCTGCTGGGGGAGAGGGCATTCGACGCCGGATTCCTTACCCTCATTCAGATCGAGAGCAGGCGGGACACCGCTTTCGCGCGTCGGGCCGTGGAACGGACCGCCGAATGGCTCGGAGTGTCGGCGGAGCGGGTGCGCACCTGGGCGTTGTTGCGCGCGGTCGAGGAGGTGTCGTGGGGTGACGACGATTTCGCGGCGCGATGCGTGGTCATCGCCAACCGGTTGCATCAGGTCGGTGACCTGAGTAACTCGGTAGAGTGA
- a CDS encoding dihydrolipoyl dehydrogenase family protein, translating to MTEEVDVVVVGLGVGGEEVAGRLAEAGRDVIGIEGELVGGECPYWGCIPSKMIVRASDLLAETARVDGIAGRAHAIPDWTPVADRIRDEATDDWNDAVAVKRFTDKGGRFVRGWATLTGPGEVDVDGKGFRAREGVVLAAGSAPVVPPIDGLAGTPYWTNRRLLEADTLPDSLLVLGGGAIGVELAQALGRFGVEVHIVEASDRVISGEEPESSQLIEEILHSDGITVHLNASVTSVHHDGRFTLTTSDRRSLVADQLLVSVGRRPRLDRLGVEKVGLDSNASAVTVDERMRAGEKLWAVGDVTGHGVFTHMAMYQADIVVRDILGQGGPSADYRAVPRVTFTDPEIGAVGMTESQALQAGHSVKIGMARIPATARGWIHKAGNAGFIKLVVDADRDVLLGATSAGPAGGEVLSMLTLAVKTSTAVATLRDMIYAYPTFHRGVLDALHDLD from the coding sequence GTGACCGAAGAAGTCGATGTCGTTGTGGTGGGGCTCGGGGTCGGCGGTGAGGAGGTCGCCGGGCGATTGGCCGAAGCCGGTCGGGATGTGATCGGCATCGAAGGCGAGCTCGTCGGCGGCGAATGTCCATATTGGGGATGCATCCCCAGCAAGATGATCGTCCGCGCGTCGGACCTGTTGGCCGAAACGGCTCGGGTCGACGGCATCGCCGGACGAGCGCACGCCATCCCGGACTGGACTCCGGTGGCCGATCGTATCCGTGACGAGGCCACCGACGACTGGAACGATGCCGTCGCCGTCAAACGCTTCACCGACAAGGGTGGGCGCTTCGTGCGCGGCTGGGCCACCCTGACCGGACCGGGCGAGGTCGATGTGGACGGCAAGGGGTTCCGAGCCCGCGAGGGGGTGGTATTGGCCGCCGGCTCCGCGCCGGTCGTGCCCCCGATCGACGGGCTGGCCGGTACTCCTTACTGGACCAACCGTCGGCTGCTCGAAGCCGACACCCTGCCTGATTCGCTGCTTGTCCTGGGCGGCGGCGCCATCGGTGTGGAGCTGGCTCAGGCACTGGGACGCTTCGGCGTCGAGGTGCACATCGTGGAGGCGTCCGATCGGGTCATCTCCGGTGAGGAGCCGGAGTCTTCCCAGTTGATCGAGGAGATCCTCCACTCCGACGGCATCACCGTGCACCTCAACGCGTCGGTCACCTCGGTGCACCACGATGGACGGTTCACGCTCACCACCTCGGACCGGCGGAGTCTGGTCGCCGACCAACTGTTGGTCAGCGTCGGGCGACGCCCCCGATTGGACCGGCTGGGCGTGGAGAAGGTCGGCCTGGACTCCAACGCGTCGGCCGTCACCGTCGATGAGCGGATGCGCGCCGGTGAGAAACTCTGGGCCGTCGGCGATGTGACCGGGCACGGCGTCTTCACCCACATGGCGATGTATCAGGCCGACATCGTGGTCCGGGACATCCTCGGTCAGGGCGGTCCGTCGGCCGACTATCGCGCCGTACCACGGGTCACCTTCACCGATCCCGAGATCGGTGCGGTCGGAATGACCGAGAGCCAGGCACTCCAGGCGGGGCACTCGGTGAAGATCGGGATGGCGCGGATCCCGGCGACGGCACGCGGTTGGATTCACAAGGCGGGTAACGCCGGGTTCATCAAGCTCGTCGTCGACGCCGACCGCGACGTACTGCTGGGTGCCACATCGGCCGGACCCGCCGGTGGTGAGGTGCTGAGCATGCTGACCCTGGCGGTCAAGACAAGTACCGCGGTGGCCACTCTGCGCGATATGATCTACGCCTATCCGACGTTCCATAGGGGAGTGCTGGACGCACTGCACGACCTCGACTGA
- a CDS encoding LPXTG cell wall anchor domain-containing protein, with product MAKRTITPPATALTVAAFAAGLVAPAGPAFADEGTVTVRAVDDGTVADDPLGPRGGWSTSAHEFVGILEAARRASGESTVFAVPADSPGGCRSDPGPAQTQLPATGGSPAVVWTVGAAAILTGAVIALAVRGRRRLLRGADYW from the coding sequence ATGGCAAAACGGACTATTACCCCGCCAGCCACAGCCCTCACCGTCGCCGCGTTCGCCGCCGGTCTCGTCGCTCCCGCTGGCCCCGCCTTCGCCGATGAGGGCACCGTCACCGTTCGCGCCGTCGACGACGGGACGGTGGCCGATGATCCACTCGGTCCCCGGGGCGGCTGGTCGACGTCGGCTCACGAGTTCGTCGGGATCCTGGAGGCCGCTCGACGTGCCTCCGGGGAGTCGACGGTCTTCGCGGTCCCGGCGGATTCGCCCGGCGGGTGCCGCAGTGATCCCGGGCCGGCTCAGACGCAGTTGCCCGCCACGGGTGGTTCGCCGGCGGTGGTGTGGACCGTGGGTGCGGCAGCGATCCTGACCGGCGCGGTGATCGCCTTGGCGGTGCGTGGCCGTCGGAGGTTGCTCCGGGGCGCCGATTACTGGTGA
- the abc-f gene encoding ribosomal protection-like ABC-F family protein gives MNHSVVVSQTTLSDVSKAYDGRRVLDRIDVAVPHGEKVAVVGENGSGKSTLLRLLAGEELPDSGDVTVQAVGGIGHCGQTVDLVAHRFVADLVDDAFADLRRLQSRIAAAEAELADADAEGLAAYGDLLTEFEQLGGYEVDSRVAAAMRGLGVADIALDRGLSTLSGGEQSRLALAVVLAADPELILLDEPTNHLDASAVAWLIARLRDHRGTVVAVTHDRRFLAGFAQSILEVDGDTGGVHRYGTDWRGYLVAKAAERERWEQRYREWCAEVDRQNATVESGAKRLASQIKSDTRPRTAGHRRSHETGLSAVVRNAHERLRRLTENPVPRPPEPLRFAAAFNVGDTTEDSVEVDYELTDVRVADRLEITDLRLKPGARVLVTGPNGAGKSTLLRVLAGQLEPDTGTVVRPDSVGYLPQELPTPAPARTVLAEFAHGRTGEPAEYTDLLRDLGLLAEHDFDKPVAALSVGQRRRLALARLVSRPRRVLLLDEPTNHLSPALMSELERALEEYTGGLVVVSHNAEFNRRFTGDRMTLEEGRLVSLPPSNRSEFHITGETEWSAR, from the coding sequence ATGAACCACTCCGTCGTCGTATCACAAACCACACTGTCCGATGTGTCCAAAGCCTATGACGGTCGTCGGGTCTTGGATCGCATCGACGTCGCCGTTCCCCACGGGGAAAAGGTCGCCGTCGTCGGCGAGAACGGATCCGGCAAGTCGACGTTGCTGCGGTTGCTTGCCGGTGAGGAGCTCCCGGATTCGGGCGACGTCACCGTCCAGGCCGTCGGAGGTATCGGCCATTGTGGTCAAACCGTGGATCTGGTCGCCCATCGCTTCGTCGCCGACCTGGTCGACGATGCTTTCGCCGACCTGCGCCGGTTGCAGAGCCGGATCGCCGCCGCCGAGGCGGAGCTGGCCGATGCGGACGCCGAGGGCCTTGCCGCCTACGGTGACCTGCTGACCGAGTTCGAACAACTCGGCGGCTACGAGGTCGACAGCCGGGTCGCCGCGGCGATGCGCGGTCTGGGCGTGGCCGACATCGCCCTCGACCGGGGCTTGAGCACCCTGTCGGGTGGCGAGCAGTCGCGGTTGGCGTTGGCGGTGGTGCTGGCGGCCGATCCCGAACTGATCCTGCTGGACGAACCGACCAACCATCTGGACGCCTCCGCGGTCGCCTGGTTGATTGCACGGCTGCGCGACCATCGGGGCACCGTCGTCGCGGTGACCCACGACCGGCGATTCCTCGCCGGATTCGCACAATCCATTCTGGAGGTTGATGGTGACACCGGTGGGGTTCACCGGTACGGAACCGATTGGCGCGGTTACCTGGTCGCCAAGGCGGCCGAACGGGAACGCTGGGAACAGCGGTATCGCGAATGGTGCGCCGAGGTCGACCGGCAGAACGCCACCGTCGAATCGGGGGCCAAGCGGTTGGCCTCACAGATCAAGTCCGACACTCGCCCACGGACCGCCGGTCACCGCCGCTCCCATGAGACCGGTCTGTCCGCCGTGGTGCGCAACGCTCACGAGCGGCTGCGTCGCCTCACCGAGAACCCGGTACCCCGCCCGCCCGAGCCGCTGCGGTTCGCGGCGGCGTTCAACGTGGGGGACACCACCGAGGACTCGGTCGAGGTCGACTACGAGCTGACCGATGTACGGGTCGCCGATCGCCTGGAGATCACCGACCTCCGCCTCAAACCCGGTGCGCGAGTGCTGGTGACCGGCCCCAATGGAGCCGGCAAGTCCACCTTGCTTCGGGTGCTGGCCGGGCAACTGGAACCCGACACCGGAACGGTGGTGCGTCCCGACTCGGTCGGTTACCTGCCGCAGGAGTTGCCCACCCCGGCTCCGGCACGGACGGTGCTCGCCGAGTTCGCTCACGGACGCACCGGTGAACCGGCCGAGTACACCGACCTCCTCCGTGACCTGGGACTGTTGGCCGAACACGACTTCGACAAACCGGTCGCCGCACTATCGGTGGGGCAGCGGCGAAGGCTCGCGCTGGCCAGGCTGGTCTCCCGACCGCGGCGGGTCCTGCTGTTGGACGAACCGACGAACCACCTGTCTCCGGCGCTGATGTCGGAATTGGAACGGGCGCTGGAGGAATACACCGGCGGCCTGGTCGTGGTGTCACACAACGCCGAGTTCAACCGGCGGTTCACCGGCGACCGGATGACACTGGAAGAAGGTCGGTTGGTGTCGTTACCTCCGTCAAATCGGTCAGAATTTCACATTACGGGTGAAACGGAATGGAGCGCTAGGTAA